A single window of Granulicella mallensis MP5ACTX8 DNA harbors:
- a CDS encoding CgeB family protein, whose amino-acid sequence MTARPLKILYVAGLSPNDSSQYRLWALERLGHSVVSLNAYGYQPQSDLLKKVVYRVQSGPWVARLNRDILAVAEREKPDIFWADKLLSLRPETLDKLRGMGIVSVSYMIDNAFGPRRDPGWRLYMKDIPHFDLHVVQRDKNIADYKASGARDVIKIQTAYEPTIHFPPPAGWSDKDRDRGVSFIGTPYDDRPQFLTRLWKEFELPVVVSGGLVWKKALGPEATAALYRGHGELFREEYREGIWKSKINLSFITHANQDEFVHKSFEIAACQGFLLAERSPGHLARFVEDEEAVFFSGIEECVAKIRRYLPNEEARERIAAAGRARAVRDGYHNDAQVAAIVQRLRDLLATRSSQA is encoded by the coding sequence ATGACCGCTCGCCCGCTCAAGATTTTGTACGTTGCCGGTCTCTCCCCCAACGACTCCTCGCAGTACCGTCTCTGGGCGCTGGAGCGGCTCGGCCACAGCGTCGTCTCGCTGAACGCCTATGGCTATCAGCCGCAGAGTGACCTCCTGAAGAAGGTCGTCTACCGCGTGCAGAGCGGGCCGTGGGTGGCGCGTCTGAACCGCGATATCCTCGCGGTGGCCGAACGTGAAAAGCCCGATATCTTCTGGGCGGACAAGTTGCTTTCGCTGCGGCCCGAGACGCTCGACAAACTGCGCGGCATGGGGATCGTGAGCGTCAGCTACATGATCGACAACGCCTTCGGCCCGCGCCGCGATCCAGGTTGGCGGCTGTACATGAAGGACATTCCGCACTTCGATCTGCACGTTGTGCAGCGCGATAAAAATATTGCGGACTACAAGGCCAGCGGGGCTCGTGACGTCATCAAGATCCAGACAGCCTATGAGCCGACGATTCACTTTCCGCCACCGGCTGGATGGAGCGATAAAGACCGTGATCGCGGTGTCTCCTTCATCGGCACACCCTACGACGACCGTCCGCAGTTCCTGACGCGGCTCTGGAAAGAGTTTGAGCTGCCTGTGGTGGTCTCGGGCGGCCTGGTGTGGAAGAAGGCGCTCGGGCCGGAGGCGACGGCTGCGTTGTATCGCGGCCATGGCGAGCTCTTTCGTGAGGAGTACCGCGAGGGAATCTGGAAGTCGAAGATCAATCTCAGCTTCATCACTCATGCCAACCAGGATGAGTTTGTGCACAAGAGCTTCGAGATCGCTGCTTGCCAGGGCTTCCTTCTGGCAGAGCGTTCTCCGGGGCACCTGGCACGTTTTGTCGAAGACGAAGAGGCTGTCTTCTTCTCGGGAATCGAAGAGTGCGTGGCCAAGATTCGTCGCTATCTGCCGAATGAAGAGGCCCGCGAGCGCATCGCCGCCGCAGGCCGCGCCCGCGCGGTGCGGGATGGCTATCACAACGACGCTCAGGTGGCTGCGATTGTGCAGCGTCTGCGGGACCTGCTTGCCACGAGGAGCTCTCAGGCATGA
- the uxaC gene encoding glucuronate isomerase encodes MLDKNRLFPAESASRAVAAKLYETVRDLPIISPHGHTDPQWFADNQPFPNPTALFIQPDHYIFRMLYSQGISLESLGIPQVDGKQSADPREVWRLFARNYFLFRGTPTRLWIDFAFAEQFGLKERLSAENADEYYDAIDKKLRTPEFLPRALYERFNLEVIATTDAAVDSLEHHRKIKASGWKGRVLPTFRPDAVVDAEYLGFQDNLKKLGEVSGEDISSWKGYLSALRKRRAFFKENGATATDHGHLTAMTADLSLNEATALYERIYTGKTNPGDVELFQAQMLTEMAGMSVEDGLTMQLHPGAIRNHNPHVYEKFGRDKGADIPSPTEYVRSLRPLLSKYGNEPGFTFILFTLDESTFSRELAPLAGHYPCLRLGPPWWFHDSPEGMTRFREQATETAGFYNTVGFNDDTRAFLSIPARHDVARRIDCAFLGKLVAEHRLDESEAFELAQDLTVNLVRKAYKL; translated from the coding sequence ATGTTGGACAAAAATAGACTCTTTCCGGCGGAGAGCGCTTCGCGAGCGGTCGCTGCAAAGTTGTACGAGACAGTGCGCGACCTGCCGATCATCAGCCCGCACGGCCATACCGACCCGCAGTGGTTTGCCGATAACCAGCCTTTTCCGAATCCCACGGCGCTTTTTATTCAACCGGATCACTACATCTTCCGCATGCTGTACTCGCAGGGGATCTCGCTCGAGTCGCTGGGCATTCCGCAGGTGGACGGCAAGCAGTCGGCCGACCCGCGCGAGGTCTGGCGTCTCTTCGCGCGCAATTATTTTCTGTTCCGCGGGACACCGACGCGTCTCTGGATCGACTTCGCCTTTGCGGAGCAGTTTGGCCTGAAAGAGCGTCTCAGCGCTGAGAACGCCGACGAGTACTACGACGCGATCGATAAGAAATTGCGGACGCCCGAGTTTCTGCCGCGTGCCTTGTATGAGCGGTTTAATCTTGAGGTGATCGCCACGACGGATGCTGCGGTCGATTCGCTGGAGCATCATCGCAAGATCAAGGCCTCCGGCTGGAAGGGCCGCGTGCTGCCGACCTTCCGCCCGGATGCGGTCGTCGATGCCGAGTACCTCGGCTTCCAGGACAACCTGAAGAAGCTCGGTGAAGTAAGCGGCGAGGACATCTCTTCGTGGAAGGGCTACCTGAGCGCGCTGCGCAAGCGCCGCGCCTTCTTCAAGGAAAATGGCGCCACCGCGACCGATCATGGCCACCTTACGGCGATGACCGCGGACCTCTCGCTCAACGAAGCTACGGCTTTGTACGAACGTATCTACACCGGCAAGACGAACCCCGGCGACGTGGAGCTCTTCCAGGCGCAGATGCTGACCGAGATGGCGGGCATGAGTGTGGAAGACGGTCTTACGATGCAACTGCATCCGGGCGCGATCCGCAATCACAACCCGCATGTCTACGAGAAGTTCGGACGCGACAAGGGCGCGGATATTCCGTCGCCGACGGAGTACGTCCGCAGCCTGCGACCTCTGCTCTCGAAGTACGGCAACGAACCCGGGTTCACGTTCATCCTGTTTACGCTGGACGAGTCGACGTTCAGCAGGGAACTCGCACCGCTGGCTGGACACTACCCCTGCCTGCGCCTGGGACCGCCGTGGTGGTTCCACGATTCGCCGGAGGGCATGACCCGCTTCCGCGAGCAGGCCACCGAGACGGCAGGCTTCTACAACACGGTTGGGTTCAACGACGATACGCGTGCGTTTCTGTCGATTCCCGCGCGGCATGATGTAGCCCGCCGCATAGATTGTGCTTTCCTTGGAAAGCTTGTCGCGGAGCATCGCCTGGACGAGAGTGAGGCGTTTGAGTTGGCGCAGGACCTTACGGTGAACCTGGTGCGGAAGGCTTATAAGCTCTAG
- a CDS encoding Nramp family divalent metal transporter, translated as MSFWRRWRTSIFLIFAVLGPGFITANVDNDAGGIYTYATAGAQFGYTLLWTMIPMAVMLAFAQEISARMGVVTGKGLSELIREEFGLRITAILMMGLVLCNLGDVVSEFAGVASSTQLFGLSKFITVPIAAVLVWCLVVYGDYKKLEKIFVVLSFLYVAYIITAVLSHPNWSQAAHMTLRLPKWHDLRNHSYLYLSVGLIGATVAPWQQFYLQASVVDKGARKSQLKLAQGDAIFGSVFSVLVAAFIVIACAATLFVGGQHDIRDAADAAQALRPLGGKYAFILFSFGLLNASLFAASILPLSTAYTVCEAMGFESGLSKKFKEAPVFYWLYTSLLAIGAIVILVSKTEPVKLAVLSQVLNGVLLPFVLVFMLVLVNKKSVMGAKTNPTIYNVVACGLTALATTLTVVMLWGTVFSH; from the coding sequence ATGAGCTTCTGGCGTCGCTGGCGGACCAGCATTTTTCTGATCTTCGCGGTCCTCGGGCCCGGCTTTATCACGGCCAACGTCGACAACGACGCCGGCGGCATCTACACCTATGCCACGGCAGGGGCCCAGTTCGGCTATACGCTGCTGTGGACGATGATTCCCATGGCAGTGATGCTGGCGTTCGCGCAGGAGATCTCGGCGCGCATGGGCGTTGTTACCGGCAAGGGCCTGAGCGAGCTGATCCGCGAAGAGTTCGGGTTGCGCATTACCGCGATCCTGATGATGGGCCTGGTGCTGTGCAACCTGGGCGATGTCGTCTCGGAGTTCGCCGGTGTGGCCAGCAGCACGCAGCTCTTTGGGCTGAGCAAATTTATCACGGTGCCCATTGCGGCAGTGCTGGTGTGGTGCCTGGTCGTCTATGGCGACTACAAGAAGCTGGAAAAGATCTTCGTCGTCCTCTCGTTTCTGTATGTGGCCTACATCATTACCGCGGTGCTGTCGCACCCGAACTGGAGCCAGGCTGCGCACATGACCCTGCGTCTACCGAAGTGGCATGACCTGCGCAATCACAGCTATTTGTACTTATCGGTGGGCCTTATCGGGGCAACGGTCGCGCCTTGGCAGCAGTTCTATCTCCAGGCCTCGGTGGTGGATAAAGGAGCGCGGAAGTCGCAGTTGAAGCTGGCCCAGGGCGATGCAATCTTTGGCTCGGTATTCTCCGTGCTGGTCGCGGCTTTTATCGTCATCGCCTGTGCGGCGACCCTGTTCGTTGGTGGCCAGCATGACATTCGCGATGCTGCGGATGCTGCTCAGGCGCTACGTCCGCTGGGTGGGAAGTATGCATTCATCCTGTTCTCGTTCGGATTGCTGAATGCTTCGCTGTTTGCGGCGTCGATCCTGCCATTGTCCACGGCCTATACGGTGTGCGAGGCAATGGGATTTGAGTCGGGGCTGAGCAAGAAGTTCAAGGAAGCCCCAGTCTTCTACTGGCTGTACACCTCGTTGCTGGCCATCGGGGCGATCGTCATCCTGGTCTCGAAGACCGAGCCGGTGAAGCTGGCGGTGTTGTCGCAGGTGCTGAATGGCGTGCTGCTGCCCTTCGTGCTGGTATTCATGCTGGTGTTGGTGAACAAGAAATCGGTGATGGGCGCGAAGACGAATCCGACGATCTACAACGTGGTGGCCTGCGGCCTGACGGCACTGGCGACCACCCTTACAGTGGTGATGCTGTGGGGAACGGTGTTCTCGCACTAG
- a CDS encoding (deoxy)nucleoside triphosphate pyrophosphohydrolase, with the protein MKEPIRKLNGQRALDTAKPLRHVVAAMILRGSGAEREVFICQRRPDQPMGLKWEFPGGKIEPGETPKEALARELSEELGIVAEIGDHITTVRHTYRNGGTIEIQFFAVTEFSGDLDNRIFQEMLWSPLERLPDYDFLAADLTLIRDLAEGKIL; encoded by the coding sequence GTGAAAGAGCCGATTCGCAAACTCAACGGGCAACGCGCACTCGACACCGCAAAACCGTTGCGGCACGTAGTAGCGGCCATGATTCTGCGCGGCAGCGGGGCCGAACGCGAGGTCTTCATCTGCCAGCGCCGCCCCGATCAGCCCATGGGGCTCAAGTGGGAGTTTCCCGGTGGCAAGATCGAGCCCGGCGAGACCCCGAAAGAGGCTCTGGCTCGCGAGTTGAGCGAAGAGCTGGGCATCGTCGCCGAGATCGGCGATCACATCACCACCGTGCGCCATACGTATCGCAATGGGGGAACGATCGAGATCCAGTTCTTTGCTGTGACTGAATTTAGCGGCGACCTCGACAATCGCATCTTTCAGGAGATGCTCTGGAGCCCTCTCGAACGGTTGCCTGACTACGACTTCCTCGCCGCCGATCTTACGTTGATACGTGACCTGGCCGAAGGCAAGATTCTTTAG
- a CDS encoding aldo/keto reductase, translating into MQTFKLADTGRITTQLGYGCSSLMGALGRRSSLALLEAAYDAGIRHFDVAPMYGYGEAEACVGEFRQRHRDEITITTKYGIPPARNRALLGIARRLAGPIVQHVPALKQRLSRAASAVAAPAEKASFTAEQAKASLERSLVALKADRIDAWLLHDAEADDLRDDGLLRFLEDSVAKGTLGTFGIGSDRNQVEALLQERAGYCRVLQYQWSILDDAIAPGGPFRIHHRALTDNFRSLHAALIADPERCSRWSDEVGVDLDDRGILAAVMLKASFVFNPDSIVLVSTKNPNHIRENVRVAGEPALVAPARRLHALMQREARREGLPSTTTPSRMTAS; encoded by the coding sequence TTGCAGACGTTCAAGCTTGCAGATACCGGACGAATCACGACGCAGCTTGGCTATGGCTGCTCATCGCTCATGGGTGCCCTGGGACGGCGCAGCTCCCTGGCCCTGCTGGAAGCGGCGTACGACGCGGGCATTCGCCACTTCGATGTGGCCCCGATGTACGGTTATGGCGAAGCAGAGGCCTGTGTCGGCGAGTTCCGGCAGCGCCATCGCGACGAGATTACGATTACGACGAAGTACGGTATCCCGCCGGCACGAAATAGGGCTTTGCTGGGGATCGCACGTCGCCTGGCCGGGCCCATTGTCCAGCATGTGCCCGCACTGAAGCAGAGGCTGTCTCGCGCGGCCTCTGCCGTAGCGGCCCCAGCGGAGAAGGCCAGCTTTACCGCCGAGCAGGCCAAGGCTTCTCTGGAGCGCAGTCTTGTCGCTTTAAAAGCAGACCGAATCGATGCCTGGCTACTGCACGACGCTGAAGCCGATGATCTGCGTGACGACGGGCTTTTGCGTTTTCTCGAGGATTCCGTTGCGAAGGGAACCCTTGGCACCTTTGGAATCGGCAGCGACCGCAACCAGGTAGAGGCTCTTCTGCAGGAGCGCGCAGGGTACTGCCGCGTGCTGCAGTATCAGTGGTCGATTCTCGACGATGCGATTGCGCCGGGCGGCCCTTTCCGCATTCATCACCGCGCTCTTACGGATAACTTTCGCTCTCTGCACGCGGCTCTGATTGCGGACCCCGAGCGCTGCAGCCGATGGTCCGATGAGGTGGGTGTCGATCTCGATGACCGGGGAATCCTCGCGGCGGTTATGCTGAAGGCCTCTTTTGTCTTCAATCCTGATAGCATCGTGCTAGTTTCAACGAAGAATCCAAACCACATACGAGAGAATGTACGTGTCGCTGGAGAACCGGCGCTGGTTGCACCCGCGCGTCGTTTGCATGCCCTGATGCAGAGGGAAGCCCGGCGGGAAGGCCTGCCCTCCACGACGACTCCCTCGAGGATGACCGCATCATGA
- a CDS encoding SDR family NAD(P)-dependent oxidoreductase: MGYKPLDLTGKTAVIVGGTSGIGLAMAIGLAEAGADVVASSRRAEQVDEAAKKIESTGRKSLRLTSDVADRASLEALCAGTIKEFGKVDILINCAGKIKRAPTVDFPEDEWQSIMDTNVTGTLRACQIFGRHMLERGYGRIINIASLNTFVALKEVAAYAASKAAIGSLTRSLAVEWSSQGVTVNAIAPGVFRTALNAELLDKSERGKELRMRTPMGRFGATEELVGGAIYLASDSAAFVTGEILVIDGGFLASGVNQ, translated from the coding sequence ATGGGATATAAGCCGTTGGATCTGACAGGGAAGACTGCCGTTATTGTTGGCGGAACATCGGGCATTGGCCTGGCGATGGCCATCGGCCTGGCCGAGGCCGGCGCCGATGTGGTTGCCAGCTCACGTCGTGCCGAGCAGGTGGACGAGGCCGCGAAGAAGATCGAGTCGACGGGACGCAAGTCTCTGCGCCTGACCTCCGACGTCGCCGATCGCGCCAGCCTGGAAGCGCTATGTGCCGGCACGATCAAGGAGTTTGGCAAGGTCGACATCCTGATCAACTGCGCGGGCAAGATCAAACGCGCCCCGACGGTCGATTTCCCCGAAGACGAGTGGCAGTCGATCATGGACACGAACGTGACCGGAACGCTGCGCGCCTGCCAGATCTTCGGCCGGCACATGCTGGAGCGTGGTTACGGGCGCATCATCAACATCGCTTCGCTCAACACCTTCGTGGCCCTCAAGGAAGTTGCGGCGTATGCCGCCTCGAAGGCCGCAATCGGCTCGCTGACGCGCTCGCTGGCGGTGGAGTGGTCGTCGCAGGGCGTGACCGTGAACGCGATTGCCCCGGGCGTCTTCCGCACGGCACTCAACGCCGAGCTGCTCGACAAGAGCGAGCGTGGCAAGGAGCTGCGCATGCGCACTCCGATGGGGCGCTTTGGCGCGACCGAGGAGCTGGTCGGCGGAGCGATCTATCTGGCTTCGGATTCCGCGGCATTTGTGACCGGTGAGATTCTCGTGATCGATGGTGGCTTCCTGGCCAGCGGCGTGAACCAGTAG
- a CDS encoding HAD family hydrolase: MNTLSSSPIPVATAAALTTEQFFSRVHALSPRIAVFDCDGTLWSGDAGSSFMRWTMDTGLLSREATEWLNSRYVEYKRGTVSEIAICGEMVQIYHGLRETELRSAAAEFFRNHVERNIFPEMAELVAALQDNGVEIWAVSSTCDWVIEEGVRRFNIPANRVLSARVAIENGRATERLLDVPTDEGKVASLRRAGITAPDVVFGNSVHDAAMLAIARGAFPVNPSEELVQRSIAESWPVYYPASVVR; the protein is encoded by the coding sequence TTGAACACCCTCTCTTCTTCGCCAATTCCGGTCGCGACAGCGGCGGCACTGACAACCGAACAGTTTTTCAGCCGTGTCCATGCGCTTTCCCCCAGGATTGCGGTCTTCGACTGCGACGGAACACTGTGGTCCGGCGATGCCGGCTCTTCCTTCATGCGCTGGACGATGGACACCGGCCTGCTCTCGCGCGAGGCCACCGAGTGGCTCAACAGCCGCTATGTCGAGTACAAGCGCGGCACGGTCTCCGAGATCGCCATCTGCGGCGAGATGGTGCAGATCTACCACGGCCTGCGCGAGACCGAGCTGCGCAGTGCCGCCGCCGAGTTCTTTCGCAATCACGTCGAACGCAATATCTTTCCCGAGATGGCCGAGCTCGTAGCGGCACTGCAGGATAACGGCGTAGAGATCTGGGCTGTGAGCTCAACCTGCGACTGGGTCATCGAAGAGGGCGTGCGGCGCTTCAACATCCCCGCCAATCGCGTGCTCTCGGCCCGCGTGGCGATTGAGAACGGCCGCGCTACCGAGCGACTGCTGGATGTTCCCACCGATGAAGGCAAGGTCGCCTCACTGCGGCGCGCGGGCATTACTGCGCCGGACGTGGTCTTCGGCAACTCGGTGCATGATGCCGCCATGCTCGCGATCGCGAGGGGCGCCTTCCCGGTAAACCCTTCCGAAGAACTCGTGCAGCGCAGCATCGCTGAATCGTGGCCGGTTTACTATCCGGCTTCTGTTGTGCGGTAG
- a CDS encoding tagaturonate epimerase family protein, translated as MNAKAFGDGVETTMSKGMKLPKFSVGVGDRFAHQAKAQLAACIKAGEFGVEVVPVWNKSNREHMIIGTEPSQTRIAADAAVKELGWTKPYFLDADHINLKTVDRFIAPCDFFTLDVAEEIGKAAKPEDVAAFVQQHPELIGEVTIPHIAEPFKTDAAFVTGVANKFLAAVQDAGRIYRYLVEKKGEGNFVPEVSMDETDSPQTPVELLIILAAIADEKIPIQTIAPKFTGRFNKGVDYVGDVAQFTKEFEEDLAAIAFAIKTYGLPENLKLSVHSGSDKFSIYKAIHEGVKKFNAGVHLKTAGTTWLEELIGLAEAGGTGLDIAKEVYREAYAHSDELRAPYATVIDIDDAKLPKPEVVEGWTSVQFTSALRHDQGNPAYNPSFRQLLHVGFKIAAKMGDRYLNALEANEEVVAKNVTTNLFDRHIRPVFLGQ; from the coding sequence ATGAACGCCAAGGCGTTCGGTGACGGAGTGGAGACGACCATGAGCAAGGGCATGAAGCTGCCGAAGTTTTCGGTGGGTGTTGGAGACAGGTTTGCGCATCAGGCGAAGGCGCAGTTGGCGGCCTGCATTAAGGCTGGCGAATTTGGGGTAGAAGTGGTGCCGGTTTGGAATAAGTCCAACCGTGAGCACATGATCATCGGCACGGAACCCAGCCAGACCCGTATCGCCGCCGATGCCGCAGTCAAGGAGCTGGGCTGGACGAAGCCCTATTTTCTCGACGCGGACCACATCAACCTGAAGACCGTCGATCGCTTCATCGCTCCGTGCGACTTCTTCACGCTGGACGTTGCCGAGGAGATCGGTAAGGCAGCTAAGCCGGAGGACGTTGCCGCCTTCGTTCAGCAGCATCCTGAACTGATCGGTGAAGTAACGATCCCGCACATCGCCGAGCCGTTCAAGACGGACGCTGCCTTCGTGACGGGCGTCGCGAACAAGTTCCTCGCGGCCGTGCAGGACGCGGGCAGGATCTACCGCTATCTCGTCGAGAAGAAAGGCGAAGGCAACTTCGTGCCCGAAGTCTCGATGGACGAGACGGATTCCCCTCAGACGCCGGTTGAGCTGCTGATCATCCTCGCTGCCATCGCGGACGAGAAGATTCCCATCCAGACGATCGCCCCGAAGTTTACCGGCCGGTTCAATAAGGGCGTGGATTACGTCGGCGATGTTGCGCAGTTCACCAAGGAGTTCGAGGAAGACCTGGCGGCGATTGCGTTCGCCATCAAGACCTACGGCCTGCCCGAGAACCTGAAGCTCAGCGTTCACTCCGGCTCGGACAAGTTCTCGATCTACAAGGCGATCCACGAAGGCGTGAAGAAGTTCAACGCCGGTGTCCACCTGAAGACCGCGGGAACGACGTGGCTCGAAGAGCTGATCGGCCTGGCCGAGGCGGGCGGAACCGGCCTGGACATCGCCAAAGAGGTCTATCGCGAGGCCTATGCTCACTCGGACGAGTTGCGTGCGCCCTATGCGACGGTGATCGACATCGACGACGCCAAGCTGCCCAAGCCCGAGGTGGTTGAGGGCTGGACGAGCGTGCAGTTCACCTCCGCGCTGCGCCACGACCAGGGCAATCCGGCCTACAACCCGAGCTTCCGGCAGTTGCTGCACGTCGGCTTCAAGATCGCGGCCAAGATGGGCGACCGCTATCTGAACGCTCTCGAAGCGAACGAGGAAGTGGTGGCGAAGAACGTGACGACGAACCTCTTCGACCGGCACATTCGCCCCGTGTTCCTCGGTCAGTAA
- a CDS encoding GMC oxidoreductase — protein MIFDLLRDRPGPDDVADVCIVGAGAAGIVLAVELARQGKSVLIVEGGGREIEEPAQEPYRSEVVGLTHRGIHTGRFRVHGGTTTKWGGQILELNPEDFERRNWIAGSGWPFAKAELDPFYRRALELEGVSGAIQRDGEVWHTLGLKEPEFAGLQSYLSRWCPEPNFARLHAGSIEQNAGIRIWLHANAVELLMEQETVRGLRCRTQTGVEAVFQAKQFVFCIGTIECVRFFLQPREGGLPWNRSGLLGRHFQDHVDANAAQVQPRNRRAFGTLFDNIFLRGYKYHPKVRLMPSEQEKAGLLNCAATMYFQSDIDETLDGLKGTVKHLLRGRFGELGIGDAVRMVQHAPVLARQSLRYALQHRAYNPASASIKLRVHCEQRPDSTSSITLGEEKDSLGLWRTRLDWRISELELSTIRYFAQTAAKALDEVAEVTPEASLRAEGDGFLAQCDDSNHHMGGMRMAVSSAEGVVSPELLLHGTRNCFVCSGAVFPTSGFSNPTHTVLALAVRLADHLSRA, from the coding sequence ATGATCTTCGATCTCCTGCGCGACCGGCCCGGCCCTGATGATGTAGCTGATGTCTGCATCGTCGGCGCGGGTGCTGCGGGAATCGTTCTGGCCGTAGAGCTGGCGCGGCAAGGGAAGAGCGTTCTCATCGTCGAAGGCGGCGGCCGAGAGATCGAAGAGCCCGCACAGGAACCCTATCGCAGCGAGGTCGTTGGCCTGACGCATCGCGGCATCCACACCGGACGCTTTCGCGTGCACGGAGGGACGACGACGAAGTGGGGCGGGCAGATTTTGGAACTCAACCCCGAAGACTTCGAGCGCCGCAACTGGATCGCTGGCAGCGGCTGGCCGTTTGCCAAGGCGGAACTGGACCCCTTTTATCGCCGCGCACTTGAGCTGGAAGGCGTCAGCGGTGCGATACAGCGTGATGGAGAGGTCTGGCACACCCTGGGCCTCAAGGAGCCGGAGTTTGCCGGGCTGCAGTCCTATCTGTCGCGCTGGTGTCCCGAGCCAAACTTCGCGCGTCTGCACGCCGGTTCGATTGAACAGAACGCGGGCATTCGCATCTGGCTGCACGCGAATGCCGTTGAACTTCTGATGGAACAGGAGACTGTCCGCGGCCTGCGTTGCCGCACGCAGACAGGGGTTGAGGCTGTCTTTCAAGCGAAGCAGTTTGTCTTTTGCATAGGCACGATCGAGTGCGTACGATTCTTCCTGCAACCGCGAGAGGGCGGTCTGCCGTGGAACCGGTCGGGTCTGCTGGGCCGCCACTTTCAGGATCATGTGGATGCCAACGCCGCACAGGTCCAGCCGCGCAACCGCCGTGCTTTTGGCACACTCTTCGACAACATCTTTCTGCGCGGCTACAAGTACCACCCCAAGGTGCGGCTGATGCCCTCCGAACAGGAAAAGGCCGGTCTGCTGAACTGTGCGGCGACGATGTACTTTCAGAGCGACATCGACGAGACGCTGGACGGGCTGAAGGGAACCGTAAAGCACCTGCTGCGCGGAAGGTTCGGAGAGCTAGGCATCGGCGATGCCGTACGCATGGTGCAGCATGCCCCTGTGCTGGCGCGGCAGTCACTGCGCTATGCGCTGCAGCACAGGGCCTACAATCCGGCGTCGGCCTCGATCAAGCTGCGCGTCCACTGCGAGCAGCGGCCCGACAGCACGAGCTCGATCACGCTGGGTGAGGAGAAGGACTCTCTGGGATTGTGGCGCACGCGCCTGGACTGGCGTATCTCGGAGCTGGAGCTGAGCACTATCCGCTATTTCGCGCAAACAGCGGCGAAGGCTCTGGATGAAGTGGCAGAGGTGACCCCTGAAGCAAGCTTGAGGGCAGAGGGAGATGGCTTCCTCGCACAGTGCGATGACAGCAACCATCACATGGGCGGCATGCGCATGGCTGTCAGCTCCGCAGAGGGAGTCGTCAGCCCGGAGCTTCTGCTGCATGGCACGCGGAACTGCTTTGTCTGCAGCGGAGCGGTCTTTCCGACCTCTGGATTCTCCAACCCAACGCACACCGTGCTTGCTCTTGCGGTGAGGCTTGCGGATCATTTGTCCCGAGCGTAA
- a CDS encoding gluconokinase, whose product MIVVLMGVSGSGKTTIGSLLAKRTGTVFADADDYHPLANKQKMASGQPLNDDDRQPWLETLNKLLRGWHDSGKGGVLACSALKEKYRATLAADMPKGSVAFVLLDGSHELIAERLAARKHEFMNPKLLETQLATLEPPADALRVVNDRPPEEVVAQILQHVSPQA is encoded by the coding sequence ATGATTGTCGTGTTGATGGGCGTGAGCGGGTCGGGCAAAACGACCATCGGTTCACTGCTTGCGAAGCGAACGGGAACTGTCTTTGCAGACGCGGACGACTACCATCCGCTGGCGAACAAGCAGAAGATGGCCTCCGGTCAGCCGCTGAACGACGACGACCGCCAGCCCTGGCTGGAGACGCTGAACAAGCTCTTGCGCGGCTGGCACGACAGTGGCAAGGGCGGTGTCCTGGCCTGCTCGGCACTCAAGGAAAAATACCGCGCGACGCTGGCCGCGGATATGCCCAAGGGGAGCGTTGCCTTTGTGCTGCTCGACGGCTCGCATGAGTTGATCGCCGAGCGCCTGGCCGCCCGCAAGCATGAGTTCATGAATCCGAAGCTGCTCGAGACCCAACTGGCTACGTTGGAGCCGCCCGCCGATGCTTTGCGCGTCGTCAACGACCGTCCGCCGGAAGAGGTCGTCGCACAGATTTTGCAGCACGTTTCACCGCAGGCCTGA